A genomic segment from Oncorhynchus clarkii lewisi isolate Uvic-CL-2024 chromosome 14, UVic_Ocla_1.0, whole genome shotgun sequence encodes:
- the LOC139366196 gene encoding eukaryotic peptide chain release factor subunit 1-like, translating into MADDPNAADRNVEIWKIKKLIKSLEAARGNGTSMISLIIPPKDQISRVAKMLADEFGTASNIKSRVNRLSVLGAITSVQQRLKLYNKVPPNGLVVYCGTIVTDEGKEKKVNIDFEPFKPINTSLYLCDNKFHTEALTALLSDDSKFGFIVIDGSGALFGTLQGNTREVLHKFTVDLPKKHGRGGQSALRFARLRMEKRHNYVRKVAETAVQLYVSNDKVNVAGMVLAGSADFKTELSQSDMFDPRLQAKILKLVDISYGGENGFNQAIELSAEVLSNVKFIQEKKLIGRYFDEISQDTGKYCFGVEDTLKALEMGAVEILIVYENLDTMRYILRLHGAESIGTENDEKTLYLTPEQEKDKSHFTDKETGQDHELIESMPLLEWFANNYKKFGATLEIVTDKSQEGSQFVKGFGGIGGCLRYRVDFQAIDYQAEDDEFFDLDDY; encoded by the exons ATGGCGGACGACCCTAACGCAGCGGACAGGAACGTGGAGATATGGAaaatcaagaagttgattaaaagTTTGGAAGCTGCCCGAGG TAATGGAACCAGTATGATCTCGCTGATCATTCCCCCTAAGGACCAGATCTCCAGAGTGGCCAAGATGTTGGCTGATGAGTTTGGGACAGCCTCCAATATCAAGAGCAGAGTCAACAGGCTCTCTGTGCTCGGGGCTATTACCTCTGTACAGCAGAGACTAAAGCTATACAATAAAG TGCCCCCTAACGGCCTGGTGGTGTACTGTGGGACCATTGTGACAGACGAGGGCAAAGAGAAGAAAGTCAACATAGACTTTGAGCCTTTTAAACCCATCAACACCTCTCTGTACCTCTGTGACAACAAGTTCCACACTGAG gCACTGACGGCCCTGCTGTCCGATGACAGTAAGTTTGGTTTCATAGTGATCGATGGTAGCGGGGCTCTCTTCGGGACACTCCAGGGGAACACCAGAGAGGTGCTGCACAAGTTCACAGTGGACCTGCCCAAAAAACACG gCAGAGGAGGTCAGTCTGCTCTGCGGTTTGCCCGTCTGAGGATGGAGAAGAGGCATAACTATGTGAGAAAGGTGGCTGAGACAGCTGTCCAGCTCTATGTGTCCAACGACAAGGTCAACGTTGCTGGAATGGTCCTAGCAGGGTCTGCCGACTTCAAGACTGAGCTCAGCCAGTCCGACATGTTTGACCCT AGGTTACAGGCAAAGATTCTGAAGCTGGTGGACATCTCGTACGGAGGAGAGAATGGCTTCAACCAGGCCATCGAACTGTCGGCAGAGGTCCTCTCCAACGTCAAGTTCATCCAGGAAAAGAAGCTcatag GGCGGTACTTTGATGAGATAAGTCAGGACACGGGAAAGTACTGTTTTGGGGTGGAGGACACACTCAAAGCCCTGGAGATGGGAGCTGTGGAGATCCTCATCGTCTATGAGAACCTGGACACCATGCGTTACATCCTTCGCCTGCACGGGGCCGAGAGCATCGGAACAGagaacg ATGAGAAGACTCTGTATTTAACACCAGAGCAGGAGAAAGACAAGTCCCACTTCACAGACAAGGAG ACTGGGCAGGACCACGAGCTGATAGAGAGCATGCCTCTGCTGGAGTGGTTCGCCAACAACTACAAGAAGTTTGGAGCCACGCTGGAGATCGTCACAGACAAGAGTCAAGAAGGCTCCCAGTTTGTCAAGGGCTTTGGAGGCATCGGGG gaTGCTTGCGGTACAGGGTGGATTTCCAGGCCATAGATTACCAGGCAGAGGACGATGAGTTTTTCGATTTAGATGACTACTAG